Proteins encoded in a region of the Hypomesus transpacificus isolate Combined female chromosome 17, fHypTra1, whole genome shotgun sequence genome:
- the LOC124479185 gene encoding protein FAM104A: protein MLTENRKRQRSSEEENGQLVPQAKRSSRAHPLSPELGRDAWDSESSNSESSGISSPVESSSSSSQCAVDSHGGGAQSPWTLQSPQLSSL, encoded by the exons ATGTTGACTGAAAACAG GAAGCGCCAGCGCAGCAGCGAAGAGGAGAATGGCCAGCTGGTGCCTCAAGCCAAAAGGTCAAGCAGagctcaccccctctctcctgagcTGGGACGGGATGCCTGGGACTCTGAG TCCTCCAACAGTGAAAGCAGTGGGATAAGCAGTCCAGtggagagcagcagcagcagcagtcagtGTGCCGTGGACTCCCATGGAGGGGGGGCCCAGAGCCCCTGGACCCTGCAGTCCCCTCAGCTCAGCTCCCTCTGA